DNA from Thermoleophilum album:
GCGGAGTCGTCGAGTCCCCGAATCATCCAGTCGCGGTACGAAAAGGCGTCGCCGAGATCGAGCGCCGGCCGGTCGAGACCAGCCACGCGAGCGGCTGCAGCACGCGCCTCGACCACGCGCAGCAGCGTCTTAGAGGGGATACACGCCCAATACCCGCACTCGCCGCCGATCAGGTCGCGCTCGCAGACAACTACCCGCATCCCGGCGTCGATCAGTCGCCCGGCCGCGACCTCGCCGCCTGGCCCCATGCCGATCACGCAAGCGTCGAAGCGTTCCACCAACAGCTCGGCTAGCGGTTCGTGCGGCCGTGCTGGTCCATAACGAAGCGGCGCAGGAACGGCACCACGGTCTTCAGGAAGCGGTTCGAGCGGGGATCACCGACGACCGGGTCGAGGTGGCTCGCTTGGGGATCGTCGACGAGCACCGCACGCTTGACCCGCGACAGCTTCACGAACCTGCGTGCACCGCGCAGCACGCGGCCACCGGTGAGGTCCGTTTGGTAGGCGTAGAGCGGCACGTTTACCGCTCGCGCCCAACGCAAACGCAGGCGCAGCACTTTCGCTGCCTCGGTCATCCGCAGGTCGTTGGCGGCGTCGACGTCGAGGCGCAGACGACGCGGGAAGTACCACTCGATGAAATCCGGCTTCAGCGCCGCCATCGCTCGCGCCAGCCGCTGAATCGGCGTGCGCTCCCCGCTCACCCAACGGCGCGGATCGCCGCTCGCCGCCAACGAACCGGCACGCACACGGATGAACTCGAAACCGGGCGGGGAGCTGTCGCGGTCGAAGGCGTAGCCGACCAACGCCTCGTTGGTGACGGTGAACGGCGGCCTGAACGCCGGCGGCACCAGCGGCTGGAGCTTCGCTGGCGCGTTCGGTGCCTGCACGGCGTACAGGCCAGCGGTCTCCACGAAAATCCCCGCAAGCTCTGGCGCGCCCAGGCCCAACACATCCTCGAACGGCTGGCCGCGCCGGATCTCGTCGAGCTCGCGACGCGCTCGCTGCGCGTCCGCGGAGTCGAAAGTGCCGAGCAGGCCCCCGTCGATTAGGACCAGACCGGCGA
Protein-coding regions in this window:
- a CDS encoding alpha/beta fold hydrolase — protein: MLATRGVSGSARGLRVSQAFARLVPLLALLGFVLALSAPPAASAARIERYVSLQGAPAPGSVRFDRVFVYQVGERRARTVLVLVPGFLGGAGTIAPVARDLAARLPQTQVWVVDRREQALEDQRGFASRSANAAFDYYFGGRYRRVRGLDVPYVSEWGLAVQLADLRRVVLAARAGGRRVVLGGHSLGASTALAYAAWDFDGRPGYRDIAGLVLIDGGLLGTFDSADAQRARRELDEIRRGQPFEDVLGLGAPELAGIFVETAGLYAVQAPNAPAKLQPLVPPAFRPPFTVTNEALVGYAFDRDSSPPGFEFIRVRAGSLAASGDPRRWVSGERTPIQRLARAMAALKPDFIEWYFPRRLRLDVDAANDLRMTEAAKVLRLRLRWARAVNVPLYAYQTDLTGGRVLRGARRFVKLSRVKRAVLVDDPQASHLDPVVGDPRSNRFLKTVVPFLRRFVMDQHGRTNR